Proteins encoded by one window of Blautia faecicola:
- a CDS encoding M14 family zinc carboxypeptidase, producing the protein MITLNQSYTYEELLRNLQESVAQYPDFTVYKEVGESHDERSIPMLRVGLGLDALILTAGIHGKESINPVLLTRMAQEYSQAYQDNLNMGNYPVRELLDHCSICFLPIVNPDGYVIATESFNAIRNPILRQACKMRGVDWPYWKYNARTVDINRNFPCKSYIQQQFGEYPASEQETKALIRVFEQCDTIGYLDFHSRGRIIYYYRQAMPFSYNQRNHKLARYMQKLSNYSLGKQEEEYLSRLNGGSPVNYYSELLHRPAITVETVEENADFPLNPSCQERTYEEIRMLPLEIIAQSVGNSEPLKNPQKIR; encoded by the coding sequence ATGATTACGTTAAATCAATCCTATACTTATGAAGAACTCCTCCGCAATCTGCAGGAATCCGTTGCACAGTATCCAGATTTCACGGTATACAAAGAAGTGGGGGAGAGCCATGACGAACGATCGATTCCGATGCTTCGTGTCGGACTTGGACTGGACGCGCTGATTCTGACGGCAGGTATCCATGGAAAAGAATCCATCAATCCGGTGCTTCTGACTAGGATGGCGCAGGAATACAGTCAGGCTTATCAGGACAACTTGAATATGGGAAATTATCCGGTACGGGAATTGCTCGACCACTGTTCGATCTGTTTTCTTCCCATCGTCAACCCGGACGGTTATGTGATCGCCACCGAGAGTTTCAACGCGATCCGCAATCCCATTCTCCGACAGGCATGCAAAATGCGCGGCGTGGACTGGCCCTACTGGAAATACAACGCAAGAACGGTCGATATCAACCGGAATTTTCCATGCAAATCCTACATTCAGCAGCAGTTCGGCGAGTATCCCGCCAGTGAACAGGAAACCAAGGCACTGATCCGTGTCTTTGAACAGTGTGATACGATCGGCTATCTCGATTTTCATTCCAGAGGACGCATCATCTACTATTATCGGCAGGCGATGCCATTTTCCTATAACCAGCGCAATCACAAGCTGGCGCGGTATATGCAGAAATTATCGAATTACTCTCTCGGAAAACAGGAGGAAGAGTATCTCTCCCGTTTAAACGGCGGAAGTCCTGTGAATTATTATTCCGAACTGCTGCACAGACCGGCGATCACCGTAGAGACGGTAGAAGAGAACGCTGATTTTCCACTCAATCCGTCCTGCCAGGAACGGACTTACGAAGAAATCCGCATGCTGCCGCTTGAGATCATTGCACAATCCGTCGGAAATTCTGAACCGTTGAAAAATCCACAGAAAATCAGATAA
- a CDS encoding alkaline phosphatase family protein, with protein sequence MDKKVILISIDGLRPDAVETCGHSFVNTLKENGCYSLDASSVVPPVTLPAHTSIFYSVPPIRHGIITNDYMPPVRPIRGLAEQLERADKTCAAFYGWEPMRHVWTSGNMKYSFFVNEYEEDNSDLLLTQEALSLIARKEPDFVYLYLVETDDKGGHDHGWMTPEYMHQVNNAFSCVQQVYEAVHDRYTIVITADHGGHDRGHGENIPEDMTIPMFFVGKEFPKGVQLHGLTLLDLAPTIADLMEISKSREWEGTSVLEKLA encoded by the coding sequence ATGGATAAAAAAGTAATACTGATCTCCATCGATGGACTCAGACCGGATGCCGTGGAAACCTGCGGTCATTCTTTTGTAAACACACTGAAAGAAAACGGATGCTATTCCCTGGATGCAAGTTCTGTTGTGCCACCGGTTACCCTGCCGGCGCATACCTCGATCTTTTACAGCGTACCGCCCATCCGCCACGGGATTATCACCAACGACTACATGCCGCCGGTACGACCGATCCGCGGACTGGCAGAACAGCTGGAGCGTGCTGACAAAACCTGTGCCGCTTTCTATGGCTGGGAACCGATGCGCCATGTATGGACATCTGGAAATATGAAATATTCTTTTTTCGTCAATGAATACGAAGAGGACAATTCGGATCTACTGCTCACGCAGGAAGCCCTTTCCCTGATTGCCCGGAAAGAGCCGGATTTTGTGTATCTGTATCTGGTGGAAACAGACGACAAAGGCGGTCACGACCACGGCTGGATGACACCGGAATATATGCACCAGGTAAACAATGCATTTTCCTGCGTCCAGCAGGTCTACGAAGCCGTCCATGATCGATACACCATCGTGATCACCGCTGACCACGGCGGTCACGACCGAGGACACGGCGAAAACATCCCGGAAGATATGACGATCCCAATGTTCTTTGTAGGAAAAGAATTCCCTAAGGGCGTGCAGCTGCATGGACTTACCCTGCTTGATCTTGCACCGACGATTGCAGATCTTATGGAGATCTCGAAGTCTAGAGAGTGGGAAGGAACATCGGTATTGGAAAAATTAGCTTGA
- the ybeY gene encoding rRNA maturation RNase YbeY encodes MSIDFSNEQDQTFDFDFLKVAEDVMETVLDQEGCPYESQVCLVLTDNETIHKTNLEYRQIDRATDVLSFPMVDFPAPADYSVLEDDDSCFDPESGELLLGDIMISIPKAVEQAEAYGHSVKREYAFLVAHSMLHLLGYDHMVDEERIVMEQKQEKALQQLQIGRD; translated from the coding sequence ATGAGTATTGATTTTTCCAATGAACAGGATCAGACTTTTGATTTTGATTTTCTGAAGGTCGCAGAAGATGTGATGGAGACCGTTCTGGATCAGGAAGGATGTCCCTATGAGTCGCAGGTCTGCCTGGTTCTGACAGATAATGAGACGATCCATAAAACCAATCTGGAATATCGCCAGATCGACCGGGCAACGGATGTACTTTCTTTCCCGATGGTGGATTTTCCGGCACCGGCAGATTATTCTGTTCTGGAAGACGACGACAGCTGCTTTGATCCGGAGAGCGGCGAACTGCTTCTGGGGGACATCATGATCTCCATACCAAAAGCAGTGGAACAGGCGGAAGCTTACGGACACAGCGTAAAAAGAGAATATGCATTTTTAGTTGCCCACAGTATGCTGCATCTTCTGGGCTATGACCATATGGTGGACGAGGAACGTATCGTCATGGAACAGAAGCAGGAGAAGGCTCTCCAGCAGTTACAGATTGGCAGAGATTAA
- a CDS encoding substrate-binding domain-containing protein: MHAQNYLAIPDEFSVTGYNNSIMAVSCEPELTSVDNQLELLCQTTVQHMIALLEKQEEVEQQILVPCEIVRRCTTDF, translated from the coding sequence ATGCATGCTCAGAATTATCTGGCGATTCCGGACGAATTCTCCGTAACCGGGTACAACAATTCTATTATGGCAGTCAGCTGCGAACCGGAACTTACCTCCGTGGACAACCAGCTGGAACTGCTGTGTCAGACGACCGTGCAGCATATGATCGCACTTCTCGAAAAACAGGAGGAAGTGGAACAGCAGATTCTTGTTCCCTGCGAGATCGTAAGACGGTGTACCACGGATTTCTGA
- a CDS encoding glutamate-5-semialdehyde dehydrogenase: MEYLDNIGKRAQAAKPDLQHLKSEEKNQILRKSADNLKLHAAKILAANEKDMEKGRTNGMSQGLLDRLLLTEDRIAQIAEGLYQIAALDDPIGEVLGMKQRPNGLRIGQKRVPLGVVGIIYEARPNVTADAFGLCFKTSNVVILKGGSDAFHSIQAIVTCIRRTLSDSNVNPDALLLIEDTSRETTAAFMKLNQYVDVLIPRGGAGLIRAVVENSTIPVIETGTGNCHIFVDATADLSMAVDIIINAKTQRVGVCNACESLLIHRDVKEKLLPVLAARLQEKHVEIRGDQEVCELVPDAVAATEEDWGKEYLDYVISMKTVDSVEEAIAHINRYNTGHSEAIITESYTNAQKFLDEVDAACVYVNASTRFTDGFEFGFGAEIGISTQKLHARGPMGLLALTTTKYIIYGNGQVRP; encoded by the coding sequence ATGGAATACCTGGATAATATCGGAAAACGGGCGCAGGCCGCAAAACCGGATCTGCAGCATCTCAAAAGTGAAGAAAAAAATCAGATTTTAAGAAAATCTGCCGACAATCTGAAGCTCCATGCAGCCAAGATCCTGGCTGCCAACGAAAAAGATATGGAAAAAGGCCGGACAAACGGCATGTCCCAGGGACTTCTGGACCGTCTTTTATTAACGGAAGATCGTATCGCACAGATCGCAGAAGGTCTGTATCAGATTGCCGCCCTCGATGATCCGATCGGCGAGGTGCTCGGCATGAAACAGCGTCCGAACGGTCTTCGCATCGGTCAGAAGCGTGTACCCCTCGGTGTTGTCGGTATTATCTATGAGGCGCGTCCAAATGTAACTGCCGATGCCTTCGGTCTTTGCTTTAAGACCAGCAATGTCGTGATCTTAAAGGGCGGAAGCGATGCATTTCATTCGATCCAGGCGATCGTAACCTGCATCCGCCGGACACTGTCCGATTCAAATGTGAATCCGGACGCGCTGCTTCTCATCGAAGACACCTCCAGAGAGACCACCGCTGCATTCATGAAGCTGAATCAGTATGTGGATGTTCTGATTCCGAGAGGAGGCGCTGGACTGATCCGCGCCGTCGTGGAAAACAGCACGATCCCGGTCATTGAAACCGGTACCGGCAACTGCCATATCTTTGTCGATGCCACCGCAGACCTTTCAATGGCTGTGGATATCATCATCAACGCCAAGACCCAGAGGGTAGGTGTATGCAACGCCTGTGAGTCCCTTCTGATCCACAGAGACGTAAAAGAGAAACTGCTCCCGGTTCTTGCTGCACGCTTGCAGGAAAAACATGTGGAGATCCGCGGCGATCAGGAAGTCTGTGAACTGGTTCCTGACGCAGTCGCTGCAACCGAAGAAGACTGGGGGAAAGAGTACCTGGACTATGTCATCTCCATGAAGACCGTAGATTCCGTGGAGGAGGCAATCGCCCATATCAACCGCTACAATACCGGTCACTCGGAAGCGATCATCACCGAAAGTTATACCAACGCGCAGAAGTTCCTCGATGAAGTCGACGCAGCCTGCGTATATGTCAACGCATCCACCAGATTCACCGATGGATTTGAATTTGGTTTCGGTGCGGAGATCGGTATCAGCACGCAGAAACTTCACGCAAGAGGTCCGATGGGTCTTCTTGCACTGACCACCACAAAATATATCATCTATGGAAACGGACAGGTTCGTCCGTAA
- a CDS encoding methylated-DNA--[protein]-cysteine S-methyltransferase encodes MTTREEALAYGLSFDNVYEEKPFHDPNWQLVRVRGSKKAFLWIYERNGFINLNVKVAPEWRDFWRSAYDSVTAGYHLNKEHWNTIILDGTIPEKEIRRMIAESYDLVTDSPTKRIYEAVKQIPKGHVATYGQIAAMAGEPKMARAVGNALHKNPDPEHIPCFRVVNAKGELAGAFAFGGEQVQARLLEEDGVEVVDGKVDLDKYGMQTII; translated from the coding sequence ATGACAACAAGAGAAGAAGCACTGGCTTACGGTCTGTCGTTTGACAATGTTTACGAAGAAAAACCGTTTCACGATCCCAACTGGCAGCTTGTCCGGGTTCGTGGAAGTAAAAAAGCATTTCTCTGGATCTATGAGCGCAACGGCTTTATCAATCTGAACGTGAAGGTTGCGCCTGAATGGCGGGATTTCTGGCGCTCTGCCTATGATTCGGTAACTGCCGGCTATCATCTGAACAAGGAACACTGGAACACGATCATTCTGGACGGAACGATCCCAGAAAAGGAGATCCGCCGGATGATTGCCGAAAGTTATGATCTGGTCACAGACAGTCCAACCAAACGGATCTACGAAGCAGTAAAACAGATTCCGAAAGGTCATGTGGCGACCTATGGTCAGATCGCAGCCATGGCTGGTGAGCCGAAGATGGCAAGAGCGGTAGGAAATGCGCTGCACAAGAATCCGGATCCGGAACACATTCCCTGTTTTCGCGTCGTCAACGCCAAAGGTGAACTCGCCGGAGCCTTCGCCTTCGGCGGCGAGCAGGTACAGGCACGGCTTCTGGAAGAAGATGGGGTGGAAGTGGTTGACGGGAAGGTCGATCTGGATAAGTATGGGATGCAAACAATAATATAA
- a CDS encoding 5-formyltetrahydrofolate cyclo-ligase, whose product METKKVIRKEIFRRRKEADPIAVHKNSEQIWQKLFSLPAFQESDWIYLYIDCKNEVMTDGIIEEAFRLGKKVAAPKVVGEDMIFYQISHPEDLEPGYFGIREPKTDLPVADGEDGLMVMPGVAFDDRRHRVGYGGGFYDRYLSKHTRHFTAALAFEFQMMEEVPTEPTDLLPDVVITEKTIYR is encoded by the coding sequence ATGGAAACAAAGAAAGTCATTAGAAAAGAGATTTTCCGGCGCAGAAAAGAAGCCGATCCGATCGCTGTCCATAAAAACAGTGAACAGATCTGGCAGAAACTTTTCTCACTTCCTGCTTTTCAGGAAAGCGACTGGATCTATCTGTACATAGACTGTAAAAACGAAGTTATGACAGACGGAATCATCGAAGAAGCGTTCCGTCTCGGAAAAAAAGTGGCAGCTCCAAAGGTTGTCGGAGAGGATATGATCTTTTATCAGATCTCACACCCAGAGGATCTGGAACCGGGATATTTTGGCATCCGCGAACCGAAAACGGATCTTCCGGTTGCAGACGGAGAGGATGGACTGATGGTAATGCCAGGAGTCGCATTCGACGATCGGCGCCACCGGGTAGGATACGGCGGAGGCTTTTATGACCGGTATCTTAGCAAACATACCCGTCATTTTACCGCAGCACTGGCATTTGAATTTCAGATGATGGAAGAAGTTCCGACCGAACCGACCGATCTGCTGCCGGATGTGGTAATCACAGAGAAAACTATTTACCGGTAA
- a CDS encoding PAS domain-containing protein — MSDTKQILSPYFKSIVDQDRLSIVICDLEHTIIYMNPAAIKDYHKYGGAALIGKSLLNCHNADSNTKIHQIINWFAADSSHNIVYTSHNEKKLKDVYVIALRDEDGTLIGYYEKHEYRTPETMKTYDLW, encoded by the coding sequence ATGTCAGACACCAAACAGATCTTATCCCCTTATTTTAAAAGCATCGTTGATCAGGACCGACTTTCTATTGTAATCTGTGATCTGGAACATACGATTATTTATATGAATCCTGCTGCCATCAAAGATTATCATAAGTATGGCGGGGCAGCGCTGATCGGGAAAAGCCTCTTAAACTGTCACAACGCGGATTCGAATACGAAGATTCATCAGATCATCAACTGGTTTGCAGCGGATTCATCACACAATATCGTTTATACGTCACATAACGAAAAGAAATTAAAAGATGTTTATGTGATTGCTTTACGGGATGAAGACGGAACACTGATCGGCTATTATGAGAAACACGAATATCGGACACCCGAAACAATGAAGACTTATGATCTCTGGTAA
- a CDS encoding DUF3048 domain-containing protein: MKKYAKLIITLGLAGGIMLAGCQKNETAEAEPTATPEPTQEAEATPEPTAMAAEEPEPTEDPIPDGYVVSYLTGEYVPESIGRRRPVAVMLNNLKPACPQAGIANAGVVYEAPVEGGITRLMGVFEDYDNLEKIGSVRSCRDYYIFYASGFDAIYTHYGQSAYALPFLELPEVNNISGLAGYGDQVFYRTTDRKSPHNAYTSFEGIQKGIEINGYSQEYDEDFQPGYAFCGVDDEVELPAETEANVVKPGYFLNEPWFEYNPEDKLYYRFQYGDKQIDELTGEQIAYKNIILQYSSWRKYDENGYLNIDVDEPNVGKYIVNGKAIDITWKKHTPWGATFYYDTNGNQITMDTGKTWVCIIQDTYADRVEILGSDDNSDTSADTQGSEEQAAAEEAAASDTEY; this comes from the coding sequence ATGAAAAAATATGCAAAACTGATCATCACTCTTGGACTGGCAGGCGGTATCATGCTGGCAGGATGTCAGAAAAATGAAACTGCGGAAGCAGAACCGACAGCTACGCCGGAGCCGACACAGGAAGCAGAAGCAACACCGGAACCGACAGCCATGGCTGCCGAAGAACCGGAACCGACCGAAGATCCGATTCCTGACGGCTATGTGGTAAGTTATCTGACCGGCGAATACGTTCCGGAATCCATCGGAAGAAGACGCCCGGTAGCCGTTATGCTCAACAACTTAAAACCGGCCTGCCCGCAGGCCGGTATCGCTAACGCAGGTGTTGTATACGAAGCGCCGGTAGAGGGCGGTATCACCCGTCTGATGGGTGTATTTGAAGATTACGATAATCTGGAAAAGATCGGTTCTGTACGAAGCTGCCGTGATTACTATATCTTCTATGCATCAGGATTTGACGCGATCTATACGCATTACGGACAGTCTGCTTACGCACTTCCGTTCCTGGAGTTACCGGAAGTAAATAACATCAGCGGACTGGCAGGATACGGGGATCAGGTATTTTACCGTACCACCGACAGAAAATCCCCACACAACGCATATACAAGCTTTGAGGGCATCCAGAAAGGTATCGAGATCAACGGCTACAGCCAGGAATACGATGAAGACTTCCAGCCGGGATATGCATTCTGCGGCGTGGACGATGAAGTGGAACTTCCGGCAGAGACCGAAGCAAACGTTGTAAAACCTGGGTATTTCCTGAACGAGCCATGGTTTGAATACAATCCGGAGGACAAATTGTATTATCGTTTCCAGTATGGCGACAAACAGATCGATGAGCTGACCGGTGAGCAGATTGCTTATAAAAACATTATTCTGCAGTATTCTTCCTGGAGAAAATACGATGAAAACGGTTATCTGAACATCGATGTTGACGAACCGAACGTAGGAAAATACATCGTAAACGGAAAAGCCATTGATATCACCTGGAAAAAACATACCCCATGGGGTGCTACTTTCTACTATGATACCAATGGAAACCAGATCACCATGGATACCGGTAAGACCTGGGTATGTATCATCCAGGATACTTACGCAGACCGTGTAGAGATTCTTGGTTCCGATGACAATTCCGATACTTCTGCCGACACACAGGGCAGTGAGGAACAGGCGGCAGCAGAAGAGGCTGCGGCATCGGATACCGAATATTAG
- a CDS encoding DUF896 domain-containing protein, with product MDQKGIDRINELARKAKTQELTPEEKKEQHKLRKEFIASVRMNLRSQLDNINIQEKDGSITNLGEKYGNKESH from the coding sequence ATGGATCAAAAAGGAATTGACCGTATCAACGAACTTGCCAGAAAGGCAAAAACACAGGAACTGACACCGGAAGAGAAAAAAGAACAGCATAAACTTCGAAAAGAATTTATCGCAAGTGTCCGCATGAATCTCCGTTCTCAGCTGGATAACATCAACATTCAGGAAAAAGACGGAAGTATCACCAATTTGGGAGAAAAATATGGAAACAAAGAAAGTCATTAG
- a CDS encoding PhoH family protein, whose translation MAARIIEQLIEIPAEHERNIFGQFDEHIKKIERTLQVTLISRDGVLKIVGPAPNVQKAESIIRELLGLSVRGNTIQSQNVDYALSLTMEEKEASLVEMDKDCICHTINGRPVKPKTLGQKAYVDKIREDMIVFGVGPAGTGKTYLAMAMAITAFRNDEVGRIILTRPAIEAGEKLGFLPGDLQSKVDPYLRPLYDALYQIMGPESFAKNMEKGLIEVAPLAYMRGRTLDNAFIILDEAQNTTPAQMKMFLTRIGFGSKVIITGDSSQKDLPSGQKSGLEMALQVLKKVEGISICQLTSKDVVRHPLVQKIVQAYEAYEKKHPEKPAPQKNQRRRGNSYEY comes from the coding sequence ATGGCGGCAAGAATCATCGAACAGTTGATAGAAATTCCGGCAGAACATGAGAGAAATATTTTCGGGCAGTTTGATGAACACATCAAAAAGATCGAACGCACCCTGCAGGTGACGCTGATCTCCCGTGACGGCGTGCTGAAGATTGTCGGACCGGCTCCGAATGTACAGAAAGCAGAGAGTATCATCCGGGAATTGCTGGGTCTTTCTGTCAGAGGAAATACCATTCAGAGTCAGAATGTGGATTATGCACTGTCACTGACCATGGAAGAGAAAGAGGCTTCGCTGGTGGAGATGGATAAAGATTGTATCTGTCACACGATCAACGGAAGACCGGTCAAACCAAAGACCCTGGGACAGAAAGCATATGTGGATAAGATCCGGGAAGATATGATCGTCTTCGGCGTAGGACCTGCCGGTACCGGTAAAACCTACCTTGCCATGGCAATGGCGATCACAGCATTCCGAAACGACGAAGTGGGAAGAATCATCCTGACCCGTCCTGCCATCGAAGCAGGAGAAAAACTCGGATTTCTTCCGGGAGATCTGCAAAGCAAGGTAGACCCTTATCTGCGTCCGCTTTATGACGCGCTGTATCAGATCATGGGACCGGAGAGCTTTGCAAAAAATATGGAGAAAGGGCTGATTGAGGTTGCACCTCTCGCCTATATGCGTGGACGTACGCTGGACAATGCATTTATCATTCTGGATGAAGCGCAGAATACCACACCGGCGCAGATGAAGATGTTCCTGACCCGTATCGGTTTTGGCTCAAAAGTCATTATCACCGGAGACTCTTCGCAGAAAGACCTTCCTTCTGGTCAGAAATCAGGTCTGGAGATGGCACTTCAGGTACTGAAAAAAGTGGAAGGCATCTCGATCTGCCAGCTGACCAGCAAAGACGTTGTCCGTCACCCGCTGGTACAGAAGATTGTACAGGCATATGAAGCCTACGAAAAGAAACACCCGGAAAAACCGGCACCACAGAAGAATCAGAGACGGAGGGGAAACAGTTATGAGTATTGA
- the proB gene encoding glutamate 5-kinase, translated as MNTAFREKLKDKQRIVIKIGSSSLTHPDTGYLDLIKLEVLVREISDLRNQGKDVILVSSGAIMVGSKTMGYDRKPSKMAQKQACAAIGQAKLMMIYQKLFAEYNQVASQILMTKHTILNNLNRLNAKNTFEELLRMGAIPIVNENDTISTYEIEFGDNDTLSAVVSAMVGADLLILLSDIDGLFTDDPHKNPEAKFIDVVEELDEHLLSMGKGSTGSNVGTGGMATKLTAAEIASAAGTDMIIANGADFHVIHKIMQGRAYGTLFLSHKKNDFYVLDFLERIL; from the coding sequence ATGAATACAGCATTTCGTGAAAAACTGAAAGATAAACAACGAATCGTCATCAAAATCGGTTCTTCTTCGCTGACCCATCCGGATACCGGCTATCTGGATCTGATCAAACTGGAGGTTCTGGTCCGTGAGATCAGTGATCTGAGAAATCAGGGAAAAGATGTGATCCTGGTTTCTTCCGGCGCGATCATGGTGGGAAGTAAAACCATGGGTTACGATCGAAAACCGTCGAAAATGGCACAGAAACAGGCTTGTGCGGCCATCGGACAGGCAAAACTCATGATGATCTATCAGAAATTATTTGCAGAATACAATCAGGTTGCCAGTCAGATCCTGATGACCAAACACACGATTCTGAATAATCTGAACCGGTTAAACGCAAAAAATACATTTGAAGAACTCTTACGCATGGGTGCGATCCCCATCGTAAATGAAAATGATACCATATCCACTTACGAGATTGAATTTGGTGATAACGATACCCTGTCCGCAGTGGTTTCCGCTATGGTAGGTGCCGATCTTCTGATCCTTCTTTCGGATATCGATGGATTGTTTACCGACGATCCGCATAAGAATCCGGAAGCCAAATTTATTGATGTGGTGGAAGAACTGGACGAGCATCTGCTGTCCATGGGAAAGGGAAGTACCGGAAGCAATGTGGGAACCGGCGGTATGGCAACCAAACTGACCGCAGCCGAGATTGCAAGTGCTGCCGGAACCGACATGATTATCGCCAACGGTGCAGACTTTCATGTCATCCATAAGATCATGCAGGGACGCGCTTATGGAACCTTATTCCTGTCCCACAAGAAAAATGATTTTTACGTTCTGGATTTTCTGGAACGGATACTGTAA
- a CDS encoding alpha/beta hydrolase family protein produces the protein MNVEVKRDGLTLRGELVVPEKDSYDIAILMHGFTGNRNGELLTALADALLEKGVASVRFDFNGHGDSDGKLEDMTVLNEIADAKVILDHVRSLEHVRNIFLFGHSQGGVVASMIAGYYPEVFKKVILSAPAATLKDDAIKGECQGTTYDPVQIPDKIHVHEHTIGGFYFRIAQNLPIYEIASHYTGEVLLLHGDSDPVVNKIASERYHDVYKNSKLHIVKGADHGFGPSMQPEATQAAVDFFCKED, from the coding sequence ATGAACGTAGAAGTAAAAAGAGATGGATTAACCTTACGTGGAGAACTGGTAGTGCCGGAAAAAGATAGTTATGACATTGCTATTCTCATGCACGGATTTACCGGAAACCGCAACGGAGAATTACTGACGGCTCTTGCCGATGCTCTGCTAGAAAAAGGGGTTGCTTCTGTCCGGTTTGATTTTAACGGACATGGAGACAGCGACGGAAAGCTGGAAGATATGACCGTGTTAAATGAGATTGCAGATGCAAAAGTAATTCTCGATCATGTCAGATCTCTGGAGCATGTCCGTAACATCTTCCTGTTCGGTCATTCCCAGGGCGGTGTGGTTGCAAGTATGATCGCCGGATACTATCCGGAAGTTTTCAAAAAGGTAATCCTGTCTGCCCCGGCTGCTACCTTAAAAGATGATGCCATCAAAGGAGAGTGCCAGGGAACCACTTACGATCCTGTACAGATCCCGGATAAAATCCATGTACACGAACACACCATCGGTGGTTTTTACTTCCGTATCGCACAGAATCTGCCAATCTATGAGATTGCTTCCCACTACACCGGAGAAGTTCTGTTGCTGCATGGTGACAGCGATCCAGTTGTAAATAAGATTGCTTCGGAACGCTACCATGACGTCTATAAAAACAGTAAACTGCACATCGTAAAAGGAGCCGATCACGGATTTGGTCCAAGCATGCAGCCGGAAGCAACGCAGGCAGCTGTTGATTTTTTCTGCAAAGAAGACTAA